A stretch of DNA from Streptomyces xanthii:
GAAGTCGGTGCCGGTGATGTCGTCGTACTCGGCCTGGCCGTCGTCGTAGGGGACGTGGACCTGGGCGAGCCGGGCGCTGGTGAGGACCTTGATCGGCGCGGCCTCGCCCTTGGGCTGGTAGCTGACGTCGTCGAGGACGAGTCCGGCCAGCGTGTTGTAGTGCCAGCACATGCGCCAGGTGGTGCCGCCGTCGAGGGTCTGCTCGATGCGGTACGCGGCCGAGCAGGCGGGCGCGTCGGCCGCCGCGGCCCGCTGCGGGGCGGCGGGGGCGGCCTGGGCGCCGGGGCTCGTGGCGAGCCCGCCGAGCAGGGCGGTGACGGCGAGGCCGGTCAGGGCGAACGCGCGGCGTCTGCGCGGCTCGCGGCCGGTGGACGTCCTGGTGGGTGTCTCGGGCATGCGGAAGTGCTCCCTCGTGCAGGAGAAGAAGTCGGAGGTCGAAGGAGGGCCGTGACGGCCCGGCTCAGGAGAGACGGCCGACCGTGCGGTCGCTGAGGTCGACGACGAGGGCGCGCGTGTCGATCCACGGGCCGCTCTTGACCTTGGTGATGACGCGCAGGCAGCGGTGCGTGCCGCACGCGGCGAGGTCCGCCGGCACGTTCGCGACCGTGCCCTTGCGGAAGACCATGCCGCTGAGCTCCAGCTGGTCCGGCCCGGTGAGCTTCTTGCCGGTGGCGTCCTTGTAGTCGGCCCGCAGGCCGGCGCCGAGCCGGTCGCCGATCAACAGCTGGGCCGCCTCGGTCAGTTCGTCCTTGCCGGGCGGCGGCTGCACTCCGTGGTCCGTGCTGGTGTCCTCGACCTTGCCGGTGTCGAGATTGACGGTCTTGGTGACGACCGCGTCGCTCTTGTAGTCGTAGTAGACGACGTCCGCGCGGCGCTGGGCCGCGGCCGTGCCGCTCAGGCGCGGGTCGGTCTCCGTCAGGTTCGTCGACAGGTGCTCCGGGCCCCGGTCGCCCTCGACGTCCAGGGCGTTCCTGCGCAGATTGCCGCCCGCCACCGCGAGCCGCTCCGCCCGGTCGATCTCGGCGTCGGTGAGCGGATCGCGTCCGACGCCCTTCTCCCCCTCCTCCGGCGCGGCCTCGACCGTGCCCTCGGGAGCCACCGCGTCCCGCTCGGCCGCCGCGGCCTTGGCCGCGTCCCCCGCGGCCCCGGCGTCGTCGGGCAGGCTCACGCCCACCGCCACGGCGGCTCCGGCGACCGCGAGGGCCACCCCTGTCACCAGCTTGCCCAGATGGCGTCTTGCTAGCGCGCGCACATCTTCCCCCTGCTTCCCCGGTTCCCCGCCGGGCCGCCCCGGGCGGTCCCGGCCTCACATGGTCGCCCGGTAAGAGGGGTCCAACTCCGGTGTGGTTCCGTCGATTTCGGGGAGATCGTGCGACAACGTCCGTACCCGCAGGGCGACGAGGAAGGCGAGGGCGGCGGCGACGCTGCCCACGGTGAACGCGGCCGCCGGGCCGTACGTCTGGGCGAGGCGTCCGGCGGCGGCGAGGGTGACGGCCTGGCCGCCGACGAAGGCGCTCGCGGCGACCGTCATGCCCTCGGCGAGCCGTGCGCGCGGCACGGCCCGCTCGGTGAGAGCGAACGCGGTGATGAGGTTCGGGGCGAACAGGGCGCCGAACAGCATCACGAAGACGTAGAGGAGCGGCAGGGTGTGGGTCGCGATCAGCGGGAGCGACAGGAGGGCGGCGCCCGCCGTGGCGACGCGCCAGCGCAGCGGCAGGGCGAAACGTACGGGCACGGCGGCCATGGACAGGCCGACGACGGCGCTCATGACGCCCATCGCGGCGTAGACAAGCCCGGCTTGGTCCTCGGCCCCGAGTTCCTGGGTGAGCGCGGTGATCCCGGCGCCGAGTCCGCCGAGCAGGACGCCCAGGAGGACGAGTCCGAGCCGTACGAGGTGCACCTGGCGCGGCATGCGGGGACGTGCGCCGCGCGCGCGTGCGGCTTCGGCGGGGCGGTCGGCGCGGGGGACGGCGGTCGCCGTCGGGTGCAGGGCGAACCAGGTGCCGCAGACCGCGACCAGCAGGGCGGCGGCCCCGAACGCGTAGGCGGGGTGGGCGAGGACGGCGGCGACGCCGATCAGGGCGGGGCCGAGGACGAAGGACACCTCGTCCGCCGTCGACTCCAGGGACAGCACGGCGTCCACCGTCCGCTCCCCGCCGCCCGCGCGGCGCACGAGCGCGACCCCGCGCGCGCGGGCGAGCGGCCCGATGCCGGGGACCGTGGCGCCCGCGAGGACGGCGAGCATTACGAGGAGCGGCGTGGCGAGGTGCTGGAGCGCGCCCAGGGTGTAGGCGGCGATCGCGAGGGCGTTGAGCAGGGAGGCGACGAGGACGACGGGCCGCTGGCCGTGCCGGTCGGCGAGCCGTCCGACGAGCGGGCCGAGGGCGACCTGGCCGAGCGCGAGGGCGCAGGCGACGGTGCCGCCGGTGGCCAGCGAGCCGCTGGTGCGGGTCACCAGGAGGACGCTGCCGAACTGGATCACCGCGACCGGGAGCCGGCCGAGGAAGGACACGAGCGGCAGCAGCCGGCCGGTCGCGGCGAGCACCTGCCGGTACGTGTCGAGGGGACGCCCGGCCTCGGTACCCTCCGGCGGGCGGCTCGGGCCGGACTCCTCGGTGGCGGTCGCCGGGGTGTCTGTGGCGGTGCCGTTCGTCGGGGTGTCGGGGCCGGTCTTCTGGGTGCTGGGGCCGGTCATCGTCCGACGTTAACGACCGCCGTTCGCCCGCACGCATGGGGGAATGACACGAAACGCGCCCGCGCGGGTACGTAGCTTCGCATGACCCCTCAGCGCGCCCAGGTCCCGACCGCCACGTACCGGCTCCAGCTCCAGCCCGCCTTCGGGTTCGCGGCCGCGGCGGAGGCGGTGCCGTGGCTGGCCGGGCTCGGGGTCTCGCATCTGCACCTGTCGCCGGTCCTGGAGGCGGTGCCCGGCTCGACGCACGGCTACGACGTGGTCGACCACGGCCGGGTGCGGGCGGAGCTGGGCGGCGAGGAGGGGCTGCGGGCGCTCGCCGCGCGGGCGCACGAGCACGGGCTCGGCCTGGTGGTGGACATCGTGCCGAACCACATGGCGGCGTCCGTGCGGCACAACCGGCCGCTCATGGAGGTGCTCCGGGAGGGGCCCTCGTCGCCGTACGCGCGCTGGTTCGACGTCGACTGGGCGGCGCAGGGCGGCCGGATCATGCTGCCGGTGCTGGGGACCCCGCTGCGGGACGCGCTGGCGGACCTGTGGGTGGACGGGGACGTGCTGCGCTACCACGAGCACGTGTTCCCGCTGCGGGAGGGCACGCGCGGGCTGCCGCTGCCCCGCCTCCTGGAGGCGCAGTGGTACCGGCTCGCCTGGTGGCGCCTGGCCCGCGCGGAGCTCAACTACCGGCGCTTCTTCACCATCTCGGACCTGATCGCGGTGCGCGTGGAGGACCCGGAGGTGTTCGCGGCGACCCACGCGACGGTGCTGCGCCTGATGGTGGAGGGGGTCGTCGACGGGCTCCGGGTGGACCATCCGGACGGGCTCGCCGATCCGGGCGGCTATCTGCGCCGCCTGTCGGAGGCGGCGTCCGGCCACTGGACGGTCGTGGAGAAGATCCTCGCGGACGGCGAGGAGCTGCCCTCGGCGTGGCCGGTGGCCGGCACGACGGGCTACGACGCGCTGCGGCGGATCGACGGCCTGTTCACGGACCCCGGGGGCGCGGAGGCCCTGGACGGTCACTTCCGGCGCTTCACGGGCGCGCCGGACGACCTCGGCGGGCGCTGGGCGCCGACGGTGCGGCGGGCGGCGCGGCACGTGGTCACGTACGAGCTGGCCGCCGAGGTGGAGCGGCTGGTGCGCGAGGCGGCCGCCCTGTGCGCGGCGGACCCGGCGCTGCGTGATCACGCCGTGTGGGCGCTGCGCACGGCGGTGCGCGAACTCCTCGTCCGCGTCCCCGTCTACCGGCCCTACGCGTCCGGTGGCGACGCCCCCGAGACGGTGCTGACGCCGGCCGACGCGACCGCGGCCAAGGCGGCGTTCACGGTCCCGGAGGAGGCCCGCGCGGTCGACGCCGTACGGGAGTTGGCGCTGGGGCGGCACGGGCGGGACCCGGCGCACACGGCGTTCCGCGACCGGTTCGCGCAGACGGCGGCGGCGCTGCGGGCGAAGTCGGTGGAGGACTCCGCGTTCTACCGGTACACGCCGCTGCTCTCGGCCCTGGAGGTGGGCGGCGAGCCGGCCGCTCCGGCGGTGACCGTGAACCGCTTCCACGCGTACTGCACGCGGATGCTGCGCGCGTGGCCCGACGCGTCGACGGTGCTGTCGACGCACGACACGAAGCGCAGCGCCGACGTGCGGGCCGCCGTGTCGGTGCTCTCGCAGTGCCCGGACCGGTGGGCGGCACTGGTCGACGAGGTCACGGCGCGGACCGCGCACGACGACCCCGCGCGCCCGGGGCCCGGGGCGGCGTGGGCCGCGTGGCAGACGGTGGCGGGGCTGGGTCCCGCCGATCCGGAGCGCGTCCAGGAGGCGATGCTCAAGCACGCGCGCGAGGCGGGTCTGGACACGACCTGGACGGAACAGGACGCGGTGTACGAGGAGGCGCTGCGGGCGTTCGTCGCGGCGGGTCCGTGCGGTCCGCCGGGCGAGGCGGTGCTGCGCCTGATGGCGGAACTGCGGCCCCACGTACGGGCGAACGTGCTGGGCGCGGCCCTCGTCCACCTCACGATGCCGGGCGTCCCCGACCTGTACCAGGGCACCGAGCGGGAGTACCGGGCCCTGGT
This window harbors:
- a CDS encoding MFS transporter; translation: MTGPSTQKTGPDTPTNGTATDTPATATEESGPSRPPEGTEAGRPLDTYRQVLAATGRLLPLVSFLGRLPVAVIQFGSVLLVTRTSGSLATGGTVACALALGQVALGPLVGRLADRHGQRPVVLVASLLNALAIAAYTLGALQHLATPLLVMLAVLAGATVPGIGPLARARGVALVRRAGGGERTVDAVLSLESTADEVSFVLGPALIGVAAVLAHPAYAFGAAALLVAVCGTWFALHPTATAVPRADRPAEAARARGARPRMPRQVHLVRLGLVLLGVLLGGLGAGITALTQELGAEDQAGLVYAAMGVMSAVVGLSMAAVPVRFALPLRWRVATAGAALLSLPLIATHTLPLLYVFVMLFGALFAPNLITAFALTERAVPRARLAEGMTVAASAFVGGQAVTLAAAGRLAQTYGPAAAFTVGSVAAALAFLVALRVRTLSHDLPEIDGTTPELDPSYRATM
- a CDS encoding Tat pathway signal sequence domain protein; translation: MRALARRHLGKLVTGVALAVAGAAVAVGVSLPDDAGAAGDAAKAAAAERDAVAPEGTVEAAPEEGEKGVGRDPLTDAEIDRAERLAVAGGNLRRNALDVEGDRGPEHLSTNLTETDPRLSGTAAAQRRADVVYYDYKSDAVVTKTVNLDTGKVEDTSTDHGVQPPPGKDELTEAAQLLIGDRLGAGLRADYKDATGKKLTGPDQLELSGMVFRKGTVANVPADLAACGTHRCLRVITKVKSGPWIDTRALVVDLSDRTVGRLS
- the treY gene encoding malto-oligosyltrehalose synthase, whose protein sequence is MTPQRAQVPTATYRLQLQPAFGFAAAAEAVPWLAGLGVSHLHLSPVLEAVPGSTHGYDVVDHGRVRAELGGEEGLRALAARAHEHGLGLVVDIVPNHMAASVRHNRPLMEVLREGPSSPYARWFDVDWAAQGGRIMLPVLGTPLRDALADLWVDGDVLRYHEHVFPLREGTRGLPLPRLLEAQWYRLAWWRLARAELNYRRFFTISDLIAVRVEDPEVFAATHATVLRLMVEGVVDGLRVDHPDGLADPGGYLRRLSEAASGHWTVVEKILADGEELPSAWPVAGTTGYDALRRIDGLFTDPGGAEALDGHFRRFTGAPDDLGGRWAPTVRRAARHVVTYELAAEVERLVREAAALCAADPALRDHAVWALRTAVRELLVRVPVYRPYASGGDAPETVLTPADATAAKAAFTVPEEARAVDAVRELALGRHGRDPAHTAFRDRFAQTAAALRAKSVEDSAFYRYTPLLSALEVGGEPAAPAVTVNRFHAYCTRMLRAWPDASTVLSTHDTKRSADVRAAVSVLSQCPDRWAALVDEVTARTAHDDPARPGPGAAWAAWQTVAGLGPADPERVQEAMLKHAREAGLDTTWTEQDAVYEEALRAFVAAGPCGPPGEAVLRLMAELRPHVRANVLGAALVHLTMPGVPDLYQGTEREYRALVDPDNRAPATFGDAGEEDGDGLSAEKESLTRTVLALRREHPEWFGGKGAYEPLTARGPGAEHCVGFTRAGRVAVAVTRLPLRLADAGGWQDTALPLPDGTWAELLGPERRFSGHARAAELFADRPVALLVRV